CTTCTCGCCCGCGAGCTGATGTTGCTGGTGATGGTCGGCATCCTCCGGCGACACGGCTATCCGCCGCCGCAGGTGAACTTCCTCGGGAAGGCGGCCACGTTCAACCTGATGTACGCCTTCCCGCTGCTTCTGCTCAGTGACGGAAGCGGATGGTTGGCGTCACTCGGTGCTATTTTCGGATGGGCGTTCGCCGGATGGGGTACAACGCTCTACTGGTGGGCAGGAGTCCTCTACGTGGTACAGGTCCGCCGCCTGGTGCGTGCGGACGCCATGGCCGCCGACTGACCTCGCCGATTGGCAGCTGAAGTGGCTCGATGGCCCGCGGAAGAAAAGTGCGGGACAATCTGGACGGGTGAAGTCGGCTAGACCTCGTCTCTTTAGGAGGACGCTTCCGACATGAAGGCCGTCGTGATGGCCGGAGGCGAAGGCACACGCCTTCGTCCCATGACCTCGAGTATGCCCAAGCCGCTCCTGCCGGTGGCCAACCGGCCGATCATGGAGCACGTCCTGAGGCTGCTCAAAAGGCATGGGCTCAACGAGACCGTCGTAACTGTCCAGTTCCTGGCGTCACTGGTCAAGAACTATTTCGGTGACGGCGAGGAGCTCGGAATGGAGCTCAGCTATGCCAACGAGGAGAAGCCACTCGGTACCGCCGGAAGCGTCAAGAACGCAGAGGAGGCGTTGAAGGACGACGCCTTCCTCGTCATCTCCGGCGATGCCCTCACCGACTTCGACCTCACCGAGCTGATCAACTTCCACAAGGAAAAAGGCGCGCTGGTCACCGTCTGTCTGACCCGTGTGCCCAATCCGCTGGAATTCGGCATCACCATCGTCGATGAAGAGGGCAAGGTCGAGCGCTTCCTCGAGAAGCCGACCTGGGGCCAGGTCTTCTCGGACACGGTGAACACGGGCATCTACGTCATGGAGCCCGAGGTCTTCGACTACGTCGAGGCCGATGTGCCCGTCGACTGGTCCGGAGATGTCTTCCCGCAGTTGATGAAGGAGGGCAAGCCGGTATACGGCTTCATCGCCGAGGGTTACTGGGAGGACGTGGGCACGCACGAGAGCTATGTGAAGGCCCAGGCCGACGTGCTCGAGGGCAAGGTCGACGTCGATATCGACGGATTCGAGATCTCGCCGGGCGTCTGGGTGGCCGAAGGCGCGGAAGTCCATCCCGATGCCGTACTGCGCGGTCCCCTGTACATCGGTGACTACGCGAAGGTCGAGGCCGGCGCCGAGATCCGTGAGCACACGGTCGTCGGGTCCAACGTCGTCGTGAAGAGCGGTGCCTTCCTGCACAAGGCCGTCGTGCACGACAACGTGTACGTGGGCCAGCACAGCAACCTCCGTGGCTGTGTGGTGGGCAAGAACACCGACATCATGCGGGCGGCCCGGATCGAGGACGGCGCCGTCATCGGCGACGAATGCCTGATCGGTGAAGAATCGATCGTGCAGGGCAATGTGCGGGTCTATCCGTTCAAGACGATCGAAGCCGGCGCGTTCGTCAACACGTCCGTGATCTGGGAGTCCCGTGGGCAGGCGCATCTGTTCGGCGCCCGCGGGGTGTCCGGGATCCTGAACGTCGAGATCACCCCCGAACTGGCCGTGCGTCTCGCCGGCGCCTACGCCACGACGCTCAAGAAGGGGTCCACCGTCACCACGGCCCGGGACCACTCGCGGGGTGCGCGTGCGCTGAAGCGGGCGGTCATCTCCGCACTTCAGGCCAGCGCCATCGACGTGCGCGACCTGGAGAACGTGCCGCTGCCCGTGGCGCGGCAGCAGACGGCGCGCGGGAGCGCCGGCGGGATCATGATCCGGACCTCGCCCGGGGTGCCGGACTCCGTCGACATCATGTTCTTCGACGGGCAGGGCGCCGACCTGTCGCAGGGCAGTCAACGCAAGCTGGACCGTGTGTTCGCCCGTCAGGAGTACCGGCGCGCCTTCCCGGGTGAGATCGGCGACCTCCACTTCCCGGCCAGCGTCTTCGACTCGTACACGGGATCGCTGCTGCGGAACGTGGACACGACGGGGATCTCCGAGGCCGGGCTGAAGGTCGTGGTCGACGCCTCGAACGGCAGCGCCGGACTGGTGCTGCCCAGTCTCCTGGGCAAGCTCGGGGTGGACTCGCTGACCGTCAATCCCGGCCTGAACGAGGCCAGGCCCACGGAGACGGGTGATCAGCGGCGCTCCGGGCTCGTCCGGCTGGGGGAGATCGTGGCTTCCTCGCGGGCCGCCTTCGGTGTGCGGTTCGACCCCGTGGGCGAGCGGCTCTCCCTCGTCGACGAGAAGGGGCGGATCATCGAGGACGACAGGGCGCTCCTCGTGCTCCTCGACCTGGTGGCCGCCGAGCGGCGCAGCGGACGGGTCGCGCTGCCCGTGACCACGACGAGGATCGCCGAGCAGGTGGCGGCGTACCACGGGACGCAGGTCGAGTGGACGACGACCTCGCCGGACGACCTCACCCGGGTGGGTCAGGACGAGACGACGATCTTCGGCGGCGACGGCAAGGGCGGCTTCATCGTCCCGGAGTTCAGCAGTGTCTTCGACGGCACGGCTGCCTTCGTGCGGTTGATCGGGCTGGTGGCGCGGACGCAGCTCACCCTCAGCCAGATCGACGCCCGGATCCCGCGGGCGCACGTCCTGAAGCGGGATCTGGCGACCCCGTGGGCCGTCAAGGGCCTCGTGATGCGGCGGGTCGTCGAAGAGGCGGGAGATCGCTTCGTGGACACCACCGACGGCGTACGGGTGGTGGAGACCGACGGGCGTTGGGTGATGGTGCTGCCGGACCCGGCCGAGGCCGTCACCCATCTGTGGGCGGAGGGGCCGGACGACGCCTCCGCGCAGGCCCTGCTCGACGAGTGGGCTGCGGTCGTGGACAGCGCCGGACGCTGACCGGGCGCACGCGCGCGTGCCGGACAAGTGTCCCCAAGGGGGCCTGTCCGGCACGCCGGTGGGGCCATTCGGAGGTACTGGGCGCGACGTGCGACGATGTGCGGCATGCCGCAGCAGCCCCCCGTTCGGAGCACACCCGCGCGCGTGTCGCGCCCGGATGCGTCCATGTCGCTGCTCACCAACGTCATGGACCACAGCCTCGACGACGGTTACGCAGAGGCCGCCGCCCGTAAGCGTGCCGAGGGTGTGGGCGGCCTGCCCAGGACGGTGCGGGCGAAGCTCGGTCTTGCCGTGGGCCTGGTGCTCGCGGCCCTCGTGGTCACCGTCGGTGCGGCGCAGGCGCGGGTCGCGGCGCCGGTCGTCGCCAAGGAGCGCGAGGAACTCATCGACCGGATCGACAGCGAGACCGAGGCGGCCGACAAGCTCGAGAGCACGGTCGACAAGCTGCGTGACGACGTGAGCGGCCGGCAGCAGGAGGCGCTCAAGCAGAGCGGCGGCAGCGACCAGGCGGACCTGGCGGGTGTCCTGTCGGGCGCCGTCGCGGTGCACGGCCCGGGGGTCAAGCTCGTCGTGGACGACGCCAAGGAAGCCACCACGGGCGGTGACGGCGACCCGCGTGAGACCTCCGGCTTCTCCGACACCGGGCGGGTGCGGGACCGTGACATGCAGCGCGTGGTCAACGGACTGTGGGCTTCGGGCGCGGAGGCCGTGTCCATCAACGGTCAACGGCTGACGGCGCTCTCGGCGATCAGAGCCGCGGGCGAAGCGATACTGGTCGACAACAAACCGCTGGTACCGCCGTACACGGTGCTCGCGGTGGGGGACGGCAAAAAGCTCAGCACCAGGTTCCAGAACAGTGCCGACGGCTTGTATCTCAACGCCTTGCAGGAGAACTACGGCATCCGGACGGCCATCTCCGTGGTGGACGACCTACGGCTGCCCGCCGCACCGAGTGTGATCGTACGTACAGCGCAGCCGAGAACTGAGAAGGGCACATCGTGATCGCCGTACTGGGCCTCGTCGTGGGAGTCGTGGCCGGCCTGTTGGTCCAGCCCGAGGTTCCGGCAGCCGTCGTGCCGTATCTGCCGATCGCCGTGGTGGCGGCGCTGGACGCCGTTTTCGGAGGGCTCCGGGCCATGCTCGACGGCATCTTCGACGACAAGGTGTTCGTGGTGTCGTTCCTGTCCAACGTGGTCGTCGCCGCGTTGATCGTGTTTCTCGGTGACGAGCTGGGTGTGGGATCGCAGCTGTCCACCGGGGTCGTGGTCGTTCTCGGTATCCGGATCTTCTCCAACGCCGCGGCGATCCGCCGGCATGTCTTCCGGGCGTGAGGTCGATGAGCAACCAGGACGAGACGCCCGAGTACCGGCTCCGCAAGAAGCTTCCCGACGAGGTCCCGGTGACGTCGCCCACGGACGCGGAGGCGGAGAAACCGGCTGAGCCCGTGCTGACCGGTCGGCAGCGGCTGGTACAGGGCATCTGGCCGCCGCGCGTGTCGCGGGCCCAACTCATCGTCGCCCTGCTCCTGTTCGGCCTGGGTTTCGGCCTGGCCGTCCAGGTCGCGTCAAACAGCGACAGCGGTAACGCGCTGCGCGGCGCGCGTCAGGAAGATCTCGTGCGCATCCTCGATGAACTCGACGACCGCAGTCAGCGTCTTGAGGACGAGAAGCAGGGCCTCGAGAAGCAGCGGCAGGAGCTGGAGAACAGCTCCGACCAGGCCGAGGAGGCCCGGAAGCAGACGGTCGAGAAGGAGAAGCAGCTCGGCATCCTGGCGGGCACGGTGGCTGCACAGGGGCCGGGTATCACGATGACCATCGAGGACACGAAGGGGACGGTCGAGGCGGACATGCTGCTCGACGCGATCCAGGAGTTGCGCGCGGCCGGGGCCGAGGCGATCCAGGTGAACGGTGTGCGGGTCGTCGCCGGCACCTTCCTGACGGATTCCGGCAAGAGCGTGAGTGTCGACGGGAACAAGATCAACACACCCTTTCGTTTCAAGGTCATCGGCAACCCCCAGGACCTCGAGCCGGCACTGAACATCCCGGGAGGAGTGGTGCAGACTCTGGAGAAGGAGCAGGCCACGGTGACCGTCGAGCGGTCGGACAAGATCGTCGTGGATGCCTTGCGAGCAGCGAAGCTGCCTGACTACGCTCGGTCGTCGGGCCAGTGAACCGGGGCTGCATGGCGGGTGTCCGGCAGGGGCATGAGGTTGCGGGGGGTCGACGCACCGATCGGGTGGTGCGTGGTGGAAACTGTCTGGTGGGCACGGACGTTGTGAAGGTGTCCGGGTCGACCGGTGTATTCAGTCAGGGTTCGTCCTGCCCCACGGGCGGGTCTGTTTCGGTCAAGGGGAATCGCCCGTGAAGTTGTTTGCGAAGTTGTTCGGCAAGAGCGCGCGAGAGGGCAGCGACAACGCCACCGCTCGTCATCGCGCGCAGCCAGACGCCGAAGGTCAGCGGCCGTTGTTCAGGGATCAGGTGGCCGGTCAGGGCGGCGACGTGCCCGGTGGCCAGGGCGCGGCGTCTGTTGACCCTGCACAGTCCGGCGGCATAGGTTTCGGCCAACCGTCAGCCTCGAGTGCGGGTGGAGGGTTTTCCCCTATGTCGGCCCTGGTGTGTACGAGGTGCGGTAACCGCAATGCGGAGAACAGCCGCTTCTGCTCCAACTGCGGCGCGCCGCTGCGCCCCGGGCTGACGCCCGAGCGTCCGTCGGAGACGACTTCCACGATCTCCATCTCCGGTCTCGAGGCCTACGACGCCGAGGTCACCGGCCAGACGCAACTGCCCGCCCTGTCGCCCGAGGCCCAGGCCGCGGTCGACGCGCTGCCGCTGGGCTCCGCCCTGCTCGTCGTCAGGCGCGGCCCGAACTCGGGCAGCCGTTTCCTTCTGGACGGCGACCTGACCACGGCCGGCCGTCACCCGCAGAGCGACATCTTCCTGGACGACGTGACGGTTTCTCGTCGCCATGTGGAGTTCCGGCGCAACCCGGACGGCACGTTCAAGGTGGCGGACGTCGGCAGTCTCAACGGCACGTACGTCAACCGGGAGCGGATCGACGAGGTCGCCCTGTCGAACGGTGACGAGGTGCAGATCGGCAAGTACCGGCTGGTGTTCTACGCGAGCCAGCGGGGCTACTGACCCTCTCCGGGCACCGCCCGGGGGGACTCCCCCAGGGAAGGTCCATGCTGCAAACACCGAGGGGCGGTGCCGGACACGGCACCGCCGCCGCGGACGGTGGTCCGATGAGCATCGGCACCGTACTGAACGCGTTGCGTGACGAGTTTCCCGACGTCACCATCTCCAAGATCCGTTTCCTGGAGTCGGAAGGGCTCATCGAGCCGCAGCGGACCCCTTCGGGGTACCGGAAGTTCGGAGTGCAGGACGTCGAACGCCTCGGTCATGTCCTGCGGATGCAACGGGACCACTATCTGCCGCTCAAGGTCATCCGTGAGCACCTCGACGCCATGGAGCGCGGCGAGGCAGCTCCGTTGCCGACCGTGGGCCGACAGCGGGACGGCGAGTCGGTTCTCGAGCCTGCGGACGGGCCCACGGCGGCCCGGATCGGCCGGTCCGAGCTGCTGGCGGCGGCGGGGATCGGTGAGCCGGAGCTCGAGGAGTGGGAGTCGTACGGTCTCGTCGTGCCGTTGGAGGACGGGGTCTACGACGCCGAGGCGGCCACGGTGGCCGCGCTCGTGGCCGAACTGGGCAGGTTCGGGATCGAGCCGCGGCATCTGCGCGTCATGAAGGCTGCGGCCGACCGTGAGGCGGGGCTGGTGGATCAGGTGGTGGCCCCGCTCAGGCGTCACCGCAACCCACAGACCAGGGCGCACGCGGAGGCTCGTACGAAGGAGCTCGCGGGGCTCACGGTGCGGTTGCACGCGGCGCTGGTGCAGACGGCCCTAGGGGTACGGCTGCCCTGAGCGGGCGGTTTCGCCCTGGGCGGATCGGTCACCCGTTCCCGGCCCGACTACCCAAACGTCCCGGGCACGGCCTAGGGTTGCTGTGTGAACGAGCTCGATGTCGTAGGTGTCCGGGTCGAGATGCCCTCCAACCAACCGATCGTGCTGCTGCGTGAGGTGGGGGGCGACCGTTACCTTCCCATCTGGATCGGACCGGGGGAGGCGACGGCCATCGCCTTCGCCCAGCAGGGCATGGCTCCCGCGCGACCGCTGACCCACGACCTGTTCAAGGACGTGTTGGAAGCCGTCGGCCAGGAGCTCACGGAAGTGCGCATCACGGACCTGCGGGAGGGCGTCTTCTACGCGGAGCTGGTCTTCGCCAGCGGGGTCGAGGTGAGCGCGCGTCCGTCGGACGCCATAGCGCTGGCGCTGCGCACGGGGACGCCGATCTACGGCAGTGACACCGTGCTCGACGACGCGGGGATCGCCATCCCGGACGAGCAGGAGGACGAGGTGGAGAAGTTCCGCGAGTTCCTCGACCAGATCTCTCCCGAGGACTTCGGCACCAGCAACCAGTAGCCGGCACCTGCGGGGAACGCGGGTGGCCTGCACCGGGGCGCCCGCCCCGCTCCGGGCAAATGCCATCGGCGAGTGAGAGCGTCCTACGGCTACTTCTCAGCGCATTCGGCTAGCCTTTCCCCGCGACGGGGTGCGGGAAACCACTCTCAGGGTGATTATCACTCGGCGTGCCGAGTGTGGCGATCGTTGACGCGCCCCTGGTGACTGCCTACCGTCGACAAGGCAGGTCAAGGACGGAGGTCGGCGTGAGAAGCAGCGGCGACGGTGCGGCTGGGGGTGCCCCCGGATTCGGCCTCGGGGGTGGCGGTCCGTACCCTTCCCCGAGCTCTCAACCGCGTTTGAGCAGGGGTTACCCCCAGCAGAGCAGTGCGGCCGATCAAGCTCCCCAGCGACCGGCGGCCGTGCCGAGCAGCGGAGGGGCGGCGTCCATGGCGTCCGAGCAGATCGGCTATCGCGGTCCGACGGCCTGCGCGGCCGCGGGGATCACCTATCGGCAACTGGACTACTGGGCCCGCACCGGGCTCGTCGAACCGAGCGTGCGGCCCGCCCACGGGTCCGGAACGCAACGTCTGTACAGCTTCCGGGACGTCGTCGTCCTGAAGATCGTCAAGCGGTTCCTCGACACCGGGGTGTCGTTGCAGAACATCCGCACGGCCGTGCAGCACCTGCGGGAGCGCGGGTTCAGCGACCTGGAGCGCATGACGCTGATGAGCGACGGCGCCACGGTCTACGAGTGCACGTCGCCGGACGAGGTCCACGCCCTGCTCCAAGGTGGTCAGGGCGTCTTCGGCATCGCCGTGGGCGTGGTGTGGCGGGATGTCGAGAACGCGCTGTCCCAGTTGCACGGGGAGCGTGTCGACACCGGTGAGACGCTCGTCGGGCACAATCCGGCGGACGAGCTGGCACGTCGGCGCAACCGGGCGGTCTGAGGCTCCCGCGGAGCGCGAAGGGCGGCTGTACGACGTCGTTGTCAGTGGCGTGGTGCAGCATCGGACATGTGAGAAACGCGCCCACGATCCTGCATCTCGACATGGATGCCTTCTTCGCTCAGGCGGAGCAGGCGTCCAAGCCGAGTCTGCGCGGGAAAGCCGTGGTCGTGGGTGGTCTGGGGCCCCGCGGAGTGGTGGCGACCGCCTCCTACGAGGCGCGGGTCTTCGGGGTGCACTCGGCGATGCCCATGGCCCAGGCGCGTCGCAGAGCCCCCAACGCCGCGTATCTGGTGCCGCGCTTCGCGTTCTACCGGTCGATCAGCGAGCAGGTCATGGGGCTGCTGCGGGAGCTGTCGCCGCTCGTGGAGCCGCTGAGCCTGGACGAGGCCTTCGTGGACCTGGATGCCGGGGGAGCGGCCTGGGACAGTGACTCGGCCCGGCTGGCCGGGATCAGGCTGCGCGCGGACATACGGGCCGTCACGGGCCTCACGGGTTCGGTGGGCCTGGCTTCCTGCAAGATGCTGGCGAAGATCGCCTCGGAGCAGGCGAAGCCCGACGGGCTGGTGCTCATCGAGCCGGGGACCGAGCGGGCCCTGCTCGGCCCGTTGCCGGTGCGGACGCTGCCGGGGGTCGGCCCGGCGACCGGGGACCATCTGAGGCGGGCCGGAATCACCACGATCGACGAGATCGCCGAGGCCGGTGAGGACGAACTGGTGCGGCTGCTGGGCAAGGCGCACGGGCACGCGCTGTACGCCATGGCGCTGGCCCGGGACGACCGGCCCGTGGTGGCGGAGCGGGAGGCCAAGTCGGTGTCGGTGGAGGACACGTACGACGTGGACATCCACGACCGGGTCCGGGTGGAGCTGGAGGTGCAGCGGCTCGCGGACCGGTGCGTGCGCAGGCTGCGGGAGACCGGTCTGTCGGGGCGGACCATCGTGCTGAAGGTGCGACGGTACGACTTCTCCACGCTCACCCGGTCCGAGACCCTGCGCGGGCCCACCGACGACCCTGCCGTGGTCCGGGAGGCGGCGGCCCGGCTGCTGGAATCCGTGGACACTACGGGCGGGGTGCGGCTGCTCGGGGTGGGCGTCAGCGGGCTGGCGGACTTCACGCAGGAGGATCTGTTCGCCCAGGCGGCGGAGGAGCGGACGGACGGGCCCGAGGAGGAACCCGCCGAGGAGCCCGTGGGTGAGGTGCCCGTTCCGGTCGAGCACCAGTGGCGTCCTGGGCACGACGTGCGGCATGCCGAGCTCGGGCACGGATGGGTGCAGGGGAGCGGGCTGGGCCGGGTCACGGTGCGGTTCGAGACACCGGAGTCCGAGCCGGGACGGGTGCGGACCTTCAGGACCGACGATCCGGGGCTCGAGCCGGCGCAGCCGCTGCCCTTGGTGCGGCGCAGGCCCGAGGGCGACGGCGGAGGGGACGAGTCGGCCTCCGTACCGCCTGTTCCCGGTCTTGTTTCCGATGCCGGTCCCCTTCCCGAGTCGGAGTCGTCGGCGCGGGAACTCTCCGCGGAACGGATCAGTTACACAGAGTGAAGCGGTTCGAGGTGTGGGGTGAGCCGGATGGTGGCGGTGTCGCGTGAGGGGACGTGGCGGTGACGGTCGAGGAGCGGTATGGAACTGCGTGAAGACGAGTTCGCGGGCCCGGCAGAGGTGTCGCCGGAGCGTGGCGCCGAGACGCGACGGGTGATGGACCGGGTCACTCGGTGGGCCGCGAACCGGAGCGATGTGGTGGGGGTACTTCTCGTCGGGTCCTGGGCGCGGGAGGCGGCGCGACCCGACTCGGACGTGGATCTCGTGGTGCTGTCGACGGCCCCTGCCCGGTATGCCGAGGACGACGGATGGCTGCGCGAACTGGCCTTGGGGGAGGTGCTTCGGGTCAGGGGATGGGGAGCCGTCACGGAGTGGCGGCATGTCACCGCCTCCGGACTGGAGATCGAGATGGGTATCGGTTCCTCCGACTGGGCGCGGACCGATCCTCTCGACCCGGGCACACGAAGAGTCGTCACGGACGGAGCCCGGCCGCTGTACGACCCCGCGGGGCTCCTCGGAGCGCTGGTACGGGCCTGTGCCTGAGGAGGTCAGCTCTCGTCGGTGCCGGCCAGCCGGCCGAAGTCGCGATCGGGGAGCGGGGGAGGGGCACCGGTGTCCAGACCGTAGTGGTGGTAGAGCTGGAGTTCCTGCTCCGGGGAGAGGTGGCGGCCCACGCCGAAATCGGGAGCGTCCTTGATCAGGGCCCGGTCGAAGGGGATGTGCAGGGTGCCCTCGACCAGTCGGCTGGGCTCCAGGGGGACGAAGGCGTCGCGGGAGAACAGACCGGTGCGTATGGCCGCCCATTCGGGTACGCCGGTGGCGTCGTCGAGGTAGACCTCGTCGACGGTGCCGATCTTGGTGCCGGTGCGGTCGAACGCCTTGCGGCCGATCAGGTTGCGCGGATCGATGTCGGTCTGCACGGGCCCTCCACTTGATCGCGACTCATCCGTAAGCACTACAAAAGAGCACAATGAGACGAGCGGCCACTCGAGCGAGCTTCATTGACCCCGCTGGTAGTCTGACAACGGCTGCTGACACCGCGCGGGAGAGTCCTCCGAACATCATCGGAGGGCGCCGAAGGAGCAAATCCTCCCCGGAATCTCTCAGGCTCACGTACCGCACGGACGAGGTCACTCTGGAAAGCAGGGCAGGTGCCGACGGCGTCGACGGCTCCCGCCCTCACCGACGGTGAAAGCCGGACGCTCTCGGGCGGCCGGTGAAGCTCTCAGGTTGAGATGACAGAGGGGGAGGCCGTCCGGGTACCCACCGTGGTGACCCTCGAAGGTCGTGTCAGACCAGGAGGCCTCCGTAATGACCCCCCATCGCATTCCGCTCGCCGAGCTCGAGCAGGGAATCCCCTTCGAACAGCGGCACATCGGGCCCGACCACGAGGCGCGGGCCAAGATGCTGGCGCAGGTCGGCTACGGCTCGCTCGACGAGCTGACGGCCGCCGCGGTACCGGATGTCATCAAGAACGCCGACGCACTGGACCTGCCGGGCGCCAGGACCGAAGCCGAGGTGCTGGCCGAGCTGCGCTCGCTGGCGGACCGCAACCAGGTCCTCGACTCGATGATCGGACTCGGCTACCACGGGACGTTCACGCCGCCCGTCATCCTGCGCAACGTCATGGAGAACCCCGCCTGGTACACGGCCTACACGCCGTACCAGCCGGAGATTTCCCAGGGCCGGCTCGAGGCGCTGCTGAACTTCCAGACCATGGTCGCCGACCTCACCGGCCTGCCGACCTCCGGGGCTTCGCTGCTCGACGAGGGCACGGCCGCCGCCGAGGCGATGGCGCTGTCCCGGCGCATGGGGAAGAACAAGAAGGGCCTCTTCCTCATCGACGCGGACGCGCTGCCGCAGACCATCGCCGTGATCCGGACCCGCGCCGAGCCGACGGGCGTGGAGGTCGTGGTCGCCGACCTGAGCGACGGGATCCCGGCGGAGATCGCCGCGCGGGAGATCAACGGTGTGCTCGTCCAGTACCCCGGCGCCTCCGGTGCCGTACGCGATCTCAGGGCGATCGTCGACCAGGCGCACGGGCTCGGCGCGCTCGTCACCGTCGCCGCTGATCTGCTGGCGCTGACGCTGCTGAAGTCGCCGGGTGAGCTGGGCGCGGACATCGCGGTCGGTACGACGCAGCGGTTCGGGGTGCCGATGGGCTTCGGCGGGCCGCACGCCGGTTACCTGGCCGTCCGCGAGCAGTTCGCGCGCAGCCTGCCCGGGCGCCTGGTGGGCGTGTCCGTGGACGCCGACGGGCACCGGGCCTACCGGCTCGCGCTGCAGACGCGTGAGCAGCACATCCGGCGCGAGAAGGCCACCAGCAACATCTGCACGGCGCAGGTGCTGCTGGCGGTCATGGCGGGTATGTACGCCGTCTACCACGGCCCCGACGGGCTGCGGGCGATCGCCCGCCGTACGCACCGGTACGCCTCGGTCCTCGCCGCCGGGCTCGAGGCCGGCGGCGTCGCAACCGTGCACGGGTCGTACTTCGACACACTGACCGTGCGGGTGCCCGCGAGGGCCGCAGAGGTCGTCGCCGCCGCGC
This Streptomyces sp. NBC_00377 DNA region includes the following protein-coding sequences:
- a CDS encoding small basic family protein, which codes for MIAVLGLVVGVVAGLLVQPEVPAAVVPYLPIAVVAALDAVFGGLRAMLDGIFDDKVFVVSFLSNVVVAALIVFLGDELGVGSQLSTGVVVVLGIRIFSNAAAIRRHVFRA
- a CDS encoding DNA polymerase IV is translated as MRNAPTILHLDMDAFFAQAEQASKPSLRGKAVVVGGLGPRGVVATASYEARVFGVHSAMPMAQARRRAPNAAYLVPRFAFYRSISEQVMGLLRELSPLVEPLSLDEAFVDLDAGGAAWDSDSARLAGIRLRADIRAVTGLTGSVGLASCKMLAKIASEQAKPDGLVLIEPGTERALLGPLPVRTLPGVGPATGDHLRRAGITTIDEIAEAGEDELVRLLGKAHGHALYAMALARDDRPVVAEREAKSVSVEDTYDVDIHDRVRVELEVQRLADRCVRRLRETGLSGRTIVLKVRRYDFSTLTRSETLRGPTDDPAVVREAAARLLESVDTTGGVRLLGVGVSGLADFTQEDLFAQAAEERTDGPEEEPAEEPVGEVPVPVEHQWRPGHDVRHAELGHGWVQGSGLGRVTVRFETPESEPGRVRTFRTDDPGLEPAQPLPLVRRRPEGDGGGDESASVPPVPGLVSDAGPLPESESSARELSAERISYTE
- a CDS encoding mannose-1-phosphate guanyltransferase, which encodes MKAVVMAGGEGTRLRPMTSSMPKPLLPVANRPIMEHVLRLLKRHGLNETVVTVQFLASLVKNYFGDGEELGMELSYANEEKPLGTAGSVKNAEEALKDDAFLVISGDALTDFDLTELINFHKEKGALVTVCLTRVPNPLEFGITIVDEEGKVERFLEKPTWGQVFSDTVNTGIYVMEPEVFDYVEADVPVDWSGDVFPQLMKEGKPVYGFIAEGYWEDVGTHESYVKAQADVLEGKVDVDIDGFEISPGVWVAEGAEVHPDAVLRGPLYIGDYAKVEAGAEIREHTVVGSNVVVKSGAFLHKAVVHDNVYVGQHSNLRGCVVGKNTDIMRAARIEDGAVIGDECLIGEESIVQGNVRVYPFKTIEAGAFVNTSVIWESRGQAHLFGARGVSGILNVEITPELAVRLAGAYATTLKKGSTVTTARDHSRGARALKRAVISALQASAIDVRDLENVPLPVARQQTARGSAGGIMIRTSPGVPDSVDIMFFDGQGADLSQGSQRKLDRVFARQEYRRAFPGEIGDLHFPASVFDSYTGSLLRNVDTTGISEAGLKVVVDASNGSAGLVLPSLLGKLGVDSLTVNPGLNEARPTETGDQRRSGLVRLGEIVASSRAAFGVRFDPVGERLSLVDEKGRIIEDDRALLVLLDLVAAERRSGRVALPVTTTRIAEQVAAYHGTQVEWTTTSPDDLTRVGQDETTIFGGDGKGGFIVPEFSSVFDGTAAFVRLIGLVARTQLTLSQIDARIPRAHVLKRDLATPWAVKGLVMRRVVEEAGDRFVDTTDGVRVVETDGRWVMVLPDPAEAVTHLWAEGPDDASAQALLDEWAAVVDSAGR
- a CDS encoding bifunctional nuclease family protein, yielding MNELDVVGVRVEMPSNQPIVLLREVGGDRYLPIWIGPGEATAIAFAQQGMAPARPLTHDLFKDVLEAVGQELTEVRITDLREGVFYAELVFASGVEVSARPSDAIALALRTGTPIYGSDTVLDDAGIAIPDEQEDEVEKFREFLDQISPEDFGTSNQ
- a CDS encoding FHA domain-containing protein, which produces MSGGHGRCEGVRVDRCIQSGFVLPHGRVCFGQGESPVKLFAKLFGKSAREGSDNATARHRAQPDAEGQRPLFRDQVAGQGGDVPGGQGAASVDPAQSGGIGFGQPSASSAGGGFSPMSALVCTRCGNRNAENSRFCSNCGAPLRPGLTPERPSETTSTISISGLEAYDAEVTGQTQLPALSPEAQAAVDALPLGSALLVVRRGPNSGSRFLLDGDLTTAGRHPQSDIFLDDVTVSRRHVEFRRNPDGTFKVADVGSLNGTYVNRERIDEVALSNGDEVQIGKYRLVFYASQRGY
- a CDS encoding DUF881 domain-containing protein, translating into MSNQDETPEYRLRKKLPDEVPVTSPTDAEAEKPAEPVLTGRQRLVQGIWPPRVSRAQLIVALLLFGLGFGLAVQVASNSDSGNALRGARQEDLVRILDELDDRSQRLEDEKQGLEKQRQELENSSDQAEEARKQTVEKEKQLGILAGTVAAQGPGITMTIEDTKGTVEADMLLDAIQELRAAGAEAIQVNGVRVVAGTFLTDSGKSVSVDGNKINTPFRFKVIGNPQDLEPALNIPGGVVQTLEKEQATVTVERSDKIVVDALRAAKLPDYARSSGQ
- a CDS encoding MerR family transcriptional regulator, with the translated sequence MRSSGDGAAGGAPGFGLGGGGPYPSPSSQPRLSRGYPQQSSAADQAPQRPAAVPSSGGAASMASEQIGYRGPTACAAAGITYRQLDYWARTGLVEPSVRPAHGSGTQRLYSFRDVVVLKIVKRFLDTGVSLQNIRTAVQHLRERGFSDLERMTLMSDGATVYECTSPDEVHALLQGGQGVFGIAVGVVWRDVENALSQLHGERVDTGETLVGHNPADELARRRNRAV
- a CDS encoding DUF881 domain-containing protein, with the protein product MSLLTNVMDHSLDDGYAEAAARKRAEGVGGLPRTVRAKLGLAVGLVLAALVVTVGAAQARVAAPVVAKEREELIDRIDSETEAADKLESTVDKLRDDVSGRQQEALKQSGGSDQADLAGVLSGAVAVHGPGVKLVVDDAKEATTGGDGDPRETSGFSDTGRVRDRDMQRVVNGLWASGAEAVSINGQRLTALSAIRAAGEAILVDNKPLVPPYTVLAVGDGKKLSTRFQNSADGLYLNALQENYGIRTAISVVDDLRLPAAPSVIVRTAQPRTEKGTS
- the ftsR gene encoding transcriptional regulator FtsR; translated protein: MLQTPRGGAGHGTAAADGGPMSIGTVLNALRDEFPDVTISKIRFLESEGLIEPQRTPSGYRKFGVQDVERLGHVLRMQRDHYLPLKVIREHLDAMERGEAAPLPTVGRQRDGESVLEPADGPTAARIGRSELLAAAGIGEPELEEWESYGLVVPLEDGVYDAEAATVAALVAELGRFGIEPRHLRVMKAAADREAGLVDQVVAPLRRHRNPQTRAHAEARTKELAGLTVRLHAALVQTALGVRLP